In Bdellovibrionales bacterium, the following proteins share a genomic window:
- a CDS encoding AarF/ABC1/UbiB kinase family protein yields the protein MEFKPPPSLKRVPSNVLDRGFKLAKLTAKLSVRAVGHSLGKWTPNWIHEKGDPESLRRYLGAQASLLTKELGQLKGSVMKAGQLLSTYGEHFLPPEVNEFLKTLQSESTPLEWSEIEKVLERELGREKLDLLEIDPTAWAAASLGQVHRAKIRTTGEEVALKIQYPGVDRAIETDLSFLRVIFQITDIFPTGFQSQPIMNEIRQMLTRELDYNLEFAATKWFHQKLESEPYIQVPKVYENFSTGSVLTTEFIASLPVDDIQVRSWPQSVRNKIAELFLKVYMCELFEWGRIQTDPHFGNYRLRLSENGHPILVLLDFGAVREISPAFQSSYHLMVSGAIHRNADDVLAGGSALGFIQPKDPPQLRQLFVDLCFLITEPFIDPSWNSNSQSFMNLSGEYNWGISDLPQRVARLGAQMVTQFQFRTPPQEVIFIDRKLGGTFTFLSNLNAVLNARPLVSRYL from the coding sequence ATGGAATTCAAACCACCGCCTTCCCTGAAACGTGTTCCGAGCAACGTCCTTGATCGTGGTTTCAAGCTAGCAAAACTCACTGCCAAATTGAGCGTACGAGCTGTCGGACATTCCTTGGGAAAATGGACTCCGAATTGGATTCATGAAAAAGGTGATCCAGAATCTTTAAGAAGATACCTTGGCGCGCAGGCCTCTCTATTAACTAAGGAACTGGGCCAATTGAAAGGCTCCGTTATGAAGGCAGGCCAACTTCTCTCGACCTACGGTGAACATTTTTTACCACCCGAAGTAAACGAATTTCTAAAAACTTTGCAGTCTGAATCCACTCCGCTGGAATGGAGTGAAATTGAAAAAGTTTTAGAGCGAGAATTGGGACGGGAAAAACTCGATCTTTTGGAAATCGATCCAACGGCCTGGGCCGCCGCTTCGCTTGGCCAGGTTCATCGCGCAAAAATTCGGACAACTGGAGAAGAAGTAGCTCTCAAGATCCAGTATCCCGGGGTTGATCGGGCTATCGAAACAGACCTCTCTTTTTTACGAGTTATCTTCCAGATCACCGATATCTTTCCTACGGGCTTTCAAAGCCAGCCCATCATGAATGAAATTCGGCAAATGCTCACAAGAGAGCTTGATTACAATTTGGAATTCGCGGCGACAAAGTGGTTTCATCAAAAGTTGGAATCCGAGCCCTATATTCAGGTGCCGAAGGTGTACGAGAATTTCTCTACTGGATCGGTGCTCACAACAGAATTTATTGCTTCCCTTCCGGTCGACGACATCCAAGTTAGGTCTTGGCCGCAAAGTGTTCGAAACAAAATTGCCGAGCTGTTCTTAAAAGTTTACATGTGTGAATTGTTTGAGTGGGGTCGTATTCAGACTGATCCACATTTTGGAAATTATCGTTTGAGATTGTCTGAAAATGGACATCCCATATTGGTCCTTCTGGATTTTGGCGCTGTCCGAGAAATCTCTCCGGCTTTTCAAAGCTCTTATCATCTCATGGTAAGTGGAGCCATACATCGAAACGCAGACGATGTTCTTGCGGGAGGAAGTGCTCTCGGATTTATTCAACCCAAGGATCCACCCCAGCTTCGTCAACTTTTTGTTGATCTGTGTTTTCTCATTACGGAACCATTTATTGATCCATCCTGGAACAGCAATTCGCAAAGTTTCATGAACCTGAGCGGAGAATACAATTGGGGAATCAGTGATTTACCCCAGAGGGTTGCTCGACTCGGAGCCCAAATGGTGACCCAATTTCAATTTAGAACACCTCCCCAGGAAGTGATCTTCATTGATCGCAAACTGGGCGGTACTTTTACCTTTCTAAGCAATCTCAATGCTGTTCTCAATGCCCGACCGCTTGTGTCCCGTTACCTCTGA